The window ATTCATGTCTGGCCTCCTCAGCGCGAGTCGCGGTCGCGGTTGCGCAGGGCATCGCGCGAACGGCTGCTGTCGCCGGACATGTCGGGCGCCGAAGCTGCGCCCGCACCGCTGGCCGACTGCGACGATGCCGGCGTCTGCGCGGCGGGCGCCGCGCCACGCGCGTCACCCTGCGCCTGTGCCAGCAGCTTGTCCAGCGGGAGGTAGAGAAGGTTGCCGCCCTGGCGGGCATCGACCAGGATCTTGGTCGTGTTGCTGTAGATCTGCTGCATGGTCTCCAGGTAGATCCGGTCACGCGTGACCTGCGGTGCCTTGGCGTACTCGGCCTGAACCTGGCGGAAACGCGAGCCATCGCCCTCGGCCTGGGCCACCACGCGCGCCTTGTAGGCCTCGGCTTCCTCCACCAGGCGCGCCGCCGTGCCCTTGGCACGCGGGATCACGTCGTTGGCGTACGCCTGGCCTTCGCTGATCGCGCGCTCGCGATCCTGGCTGGCCTTGTTGACGTCATCGAACGCCGCCTGCACCTGCTCGGGCGGCTGCACGCTCTGCACGTTGACGGAAATCACGCGGATGCCCGACTTGTAGGCGCTCAGGATGCCCTGGATCGACTTTGCCAGCGACTGCGCGATCTGCTCGCGGTTCTCGTAAAGCGCCGCATCCATGCGGTTGCGGCCGATGATCTCGCGCACCGAGGTCTCGGCGGCCTGGGTCACCAGTTCCTCGTCACCGCCACGCTCGGTCTTGTTGTAGAAGAGGTAGTCCTGCGCATTGTCGATGTCGTACTGCACCGTGAAGCGCACGTCGATGATGTTCTCGTCCTGCGTCAGCATCGACGAGTCCTTCAGGTTCGTATCCTTGATCGAGGTCGAACGGCCCACCTCGACCGAACGCACGGCCGACAGATTGACGATTTCGGCCGACTGGATCGGCCAGGGCAGGCGCCAGTTGATACCCGGGCCGGTGCTGTACTTGAACTTGCCGAACTGCAGAATGACGGCGGTCTGGCCTTCCTGCACCATGAAGAAGCCGCTGGCCAGCCAGATACCGAGCGCGGCCACGACGATGACGCCGACACCGACGCCGGAACCCTTGCCACCCGGGCGGGGTGCGCCGCCGAAGCCCTGGTTGCCGCCACCGCCCTGGTCCTTGCGGCCCAGCAGGCCGTTCAGGCGCCGGTTGAAATCCCGCCAGAGTTCGTCGAGATCGGGCGGGCCGTCAGGCCGCTGGTTCTGCTGACGATTGTCGTCGCGCCCTTCCTTGTCGCGCCCATCGTCATCCTGACCATTGCGGCCCCAACGGGGATCGTTCAGCGAGAAGATGGCGCGTAGCCGCAGCCAAGCCTCGCGCAACGGGGCTGCGCCGCCGGCGAGGCGGTGCGAGGCAGGATTCCGGGAGAACTGGGGCATGAAGTGCACGGGTCCAGGAAGTTTGTAACAGGGGGATTCTAGCAGCCATCGACGCCACATTTGGCGAACCCGGCCAAATTGCCGGCGAATTGCGGCTAACGGGCGGGAACCTGGGCGCTGCCGGCTTCCCCGTCAGCGCCGCCCTCGGCGTCATCCGCCCCCTGCTCGCCGGCACCGCCGTGCGGCGCCATCTCGGTCAGGTGCGCCAGGCGCGGGTCGAGCGGCTCGGGATCGTCCGGCCGTTCGGCCAGCCAGTGCGCGACCTCGACGATGGCCCCACGCAGCGCTTCCAGGCCCAGCCCTTCGCGCGCACTGACGAAGACGCGCGTCGGCACGCCCGCTTCGTCCCGCTCCACGCGCGGACCCTGCGCAGCCAGTTCGGGCGACGCATCGATCTTGTTCATCACGACGATCTGCCGGATATCCGCCGCGTCGATCTCCGCCAGCACCCGGTTGACCTGTTCCACCTGCTCGTGCCGCACCGCGCTGGAAGCATCGACCACGTGCAGCAGCAGGTCGGCGTGCACGGTCTCCTCGAGCGTGGCACGGAAGGCCGCCACCAGTTGCGTGGGCAGGTCGCGGATGAAGCCGACGGTGTCGGACAGCACCACATTGCCCAGACCCTCCAGGTACAGGCGGCGCGAAGTCGTGTCGAGCGTGGCGAACAGTTGGTCGGCCGCATAGGCGCGCGCCTTGGTCAGCGCATTGAACAGCGTCGACTTGCCCGCGTTGGTATAGCCCACCAGCGAGATGCTCAGCGTGTCGTTTCGTTCGCGCGCGCGCCGGCGCGTGCTGTGCTGGCGCTGCAGCCGCGCGAGGTCGGACTTGAGCCGCTTGGCCCGGTCGTCCAGCATGCGGCGGTCCAGTTCGAGCTGACGTTCGCCAGGGCCGCCGCGCATGCCGATACCGCCCTTCTGCCGCTCCAGGTGGCTCCAGGCGCGGACCAGGCGCGAGGCCTGGTACTGGACCTGGGCCAGCTCCACCTGCACCTTGCCGACGTGGCTCTGCGCGCGCTGCGCGAAGATGTCCAGGATCAGGCCGGTGCGATCGATGACGTGGCGATTCAGGAAGCGCTCGAGGTTGCGCTGCTGCGCCGGGCTCAAGGCATGGTTGAACACGACCACGTCGGCATCGAGCGCATCGGCGGCCTCCCGCAGTTCCTCGGCCTTGCCCGAGCCGATGAACAGCGAGGGGTCGGGACGCGAGCGCTTGCCGGTCAGCGTATGGACGGGCAGCGAACCGGCCGTCGTGGCCAGCAGCGCCAGTTCGCCCAGGCTCTCCTGGAAGTCGTGCTTGCCGAAATCGACGCCGACCAGGATGGCGCGGGTGGGCGCGGAATTAGAAGTGTCTCTGGGTTGCAAGCGGGTCGGGCGCAGCGCGCCGGGGGGAAATCAGGGTGGAATAGCCTGCCACGCGTTTGGCGCCGGGGCCATTTGTGCCCGGCCGGTCGATCACACGGCGGGGGAGTGGCGCAGGTGCCGGCATACCGCAATCGGCCAGGCCTAGAGCAGCGCCGCCGCCCTCGCGGGGCGGCGGCACCGATCCGTAAAACGATAGCCGCGCGGGCGCGCGGCTGGCGATGTCGGTCGCCGTCGTATCAGCCTTCGGCCGAATCATCGACGCGGAAATTGACCGCGCGCGCCGGGACGACGGTGGAGATCGCATGCTTGTAGACCATCTGCGTCACCGTGTTGCGCAGCAGGACGACGTACTGGTCGAAGGACTCGATATTGCCCTGCAGCTTGATGCCATTGACGAGATAGATGGAAACCGGCACGTGCTCCTTGCGCAGCGCGTTCAGGAACGGGTCTTGTAGCAGTTGCCCTTTGTTGCTCATGGCACACTCCAAATTTATAGGTTTAGTGATGATCAATGGGGACATCAGTCCCCGATTTCAAGTCGATCGGCGCAAGAACGCGCCAGAAAAAAAACAAAACGGTGGTACCAAGCCGGTTTCAACAGGCGGGTGGCCCCGCTTACGTGAATTTAGCCTCAGTTCCAAGCGAACGCAAACGAAACTTGCCGTGGCAAACGCCCCGGCGCCGACTCACTCGTTCGATTCCGCAAACGGGTTTTTGTTCGTACGGAATTCGATGCGCAGCGGCGTGCCCTTGAGGTTGAACGCCGCACGGAATCGGTTCTCCAAGTAGCGCCGATAGGTCTCCGGCACGCCCGACAGGGAGTTCCCATGCACCACGATGATGGGCGGATTGGAACCACCCTGGTGCGCGTAGCGCAGCTTCGGCCGGGTCGCACCGACGCGGCGCGGCTGCTGGAACTGCACGGCCTCCTCCAGCACCCGCGTCAGGCGCGGCGTCGGCATCTTGATCATGGCCGCCGCGTAGGCTTCGTCGACCGAGCGCATCAACGCGCCGATGCCGGAGCGCTCGCGCGCGGAGATGAAGTGGAAGTTGGCGAAGTCGAGGAACTGCAGCTTGCGCTGCAGATCGTGCTTGATGCGGTCGCGGGCGTGGCCGTCCAGCCCGTCCCACTTATTGACGCCGACTACCAGCGCCCGTCCCGACTCGACCACGAAGCCGGCGATGTGAGCGTCCTGGTCGGACACGTCCTGCTGGGCGTCGAGCAACAGCACGACCACGTTCGCATCGTCGATGGACTGCAGTGTCTTCACCACCGAGAACTTCTCGATCGCCTCGAACACCTTGCCGCGCCGGCGCAGGCCGGCCGTGTCGATCAGGGTATAGGGCTTGCCCCCGCGCTCGAATTCCACATAGATGGCATCGCGCGTGGTACCCGGCATGTCGAAGGCGATCACGCGCTCTTCGCCGATCAACGTGTTGACCAGGGTCGACTTGCCGACGTTGGGACGACCGACGATCGCGATCTTGGTGCCACGGGCACCCGCGTCATCCGTCTCGGCAAGCTCGGGGCGCTCCTGCACGGCGATCTCGAGCGCTTCGTCGACGAGCTCGCGCACGCCATCGCCGTGGGTGGACGAGATGGCATAGGGATCGCCCATGCCGAGCTCGTAGAAGTCGGCCGCCACCGAGGTGTACTTCATGCCCTCGGCCTTGTTGACGGCGAGCATCACGCGCCGGCCGGTCTTGCGCAGGTAATCGGCGATGACGCGATCCTGCGGCGCCAGGCCGAGACGGCCGTCGACGAGGAAGATCACGACATCGGCTTCGACCACGGCCTGGCGCGTCTGCTTGGCCATCTCGGCCATGATGCCGTCCTTGGCCACGGGCTCGAAGCCGCCGGTATCGATGACGATGAATGGCCGCCCGCCGATGCGCCCCTCGCCATAGTGGCGATCACGCGTCAGCCCGGGCAGGTCGGCGACGAGGGCGTCGCGCGAGCGGGTCATGCGATTGAATAGCGTCGACTTGCCCACATTGGGCCGTCCGACGAGTGCGATAACTGGTTTCATGCAAAAAAAGGAAGCGGGGGCCGGCACCTGCCGCCCCCCGGGCTCCGGAGTCATATTGGTCCGACGGCAGGCCGCATCTGAGCGCGGCCTGCCGCTTGTCCTGTCGGGATCCTCCGCGCCGCGGCGCGGTTCATGCTACCGGATCAGCGCCGCCCCCGCCGACAGGTGCGCGGGCGGCGCCGTGTACTGGCGCGCGGCTGGCGCCGCGCCGCCGCTCAGTCCGGCACGTAGCCGTAGAGATCGCCGTCGCGGGTCTGTACCACCAGCGTCTGGCCGGCGAGGACCGGCGCTGCGCCGATCGCGCTGCCATCGGTCTTCATGCGCGCCACGATCTGGCCGTCGTCGCGCGACAGGAAATGCACATACCCTTCGAAATCCCCCACCACTACCGAGCGGCCCACCACGGTCGGGATACCGAGGCGGCGGTTCTGCAGCTGGTCGTCCTTCCAGCGCTCATTGCCATTCTGGCGGTCGAAGGCATGGACCACCGAGCGCTCATCGCTGGCGAACAGGGTCGTCTCGTCCTGGGCCAGGCCCGCCGGCGACGAGAAGTCGCGCGCCCATTGCGGCTGTCCATTCGACAGCTCCAGGCAGGCGATACGCCCCTGGAAGGTCGTCGCGCAGACCTGACGTCCCATCACCACCGGCGAGCCGGTGACGTCGTTCAGGCGCTCGATCTCCGAAACCCCCTTCGGATAGGACACGGTGCTTTCCCAGCGCAGCACGCCGTTGGATGGCGCCAGGACGCCGAGCTTGCCGCCCGGGAAGCCCATCACGATGCCGTCGCCGGCGAACACCATGCCCATGCCGGCGCGCAGGTTCAGCGCCGCCTGTGAGCGCTGGTAGATCCAGCGGCGATCGCCGTTCTGTGCATCGAGGCCGAGCACGCGCGTATCGGTGGTGCGCACCACGACCATGCCATTGCCGACCAGGGGCGTGGACAGTACTTCACCGTTGACCTGCTTCTTCCAGATCTGCTTGCCGGTATTGTCGAACGCGTAGATCACGCCCTTCTCGCCCGCCACCGCCGTCACGTTGCCGTCGCTGCCGGGACCGGTGGTCAGGTCGACATCGGTCTCCGCCTTCCACAGCACGCGGCCGCTGGCGCCTTCCAGCGCCACCACCTTGCCGCCGTTCGAAGAGGCATAGACCTTGCCGTCGGCCACGGTGGGCTGCAGGATGTACGGACCGCTCTTGCCGACGCCGGCCTTCCAGGCCTGGCGCACCGACAGCGTCGCCGTGATCGGCTTGAGCTCGGCCGGCGGATGCTTGTCCTCCTTGCCGAACAACGAGCAACCGCCCAGCACCGCCAGGCAGGCGCCGACGGCCATGGCACGGGCCAGGGCACCGCCGCGCTGGCTGGAGGCGGATCCGACTGCGGAAAGCAATGACGTCATAAGGTTCCGATAGTGTTTTGGGTGAGAACGCGCGAGGCGGGATCAGGCCGTACCGAGCGCGTCCAGCTTGAACTGGATGATCTGGCGCATCGCGGCGTCGCCGCCGCCGAGCTTGTCGATGGCCTGCTGGTAGGCTGCACGCGCGTCGGCCCGCTTTTCCTGGGCGGCCAGCAGATCACCGCGGCGATCCGCGTACAGCGCGGCAAACGCGGCCGGCGGCTCGCCGGCCAGCAGGGCCAGCCCCTGATCGTATGCCTTTTCGTCCAGCAGCAGCCCGGCCAGGCGCACGCGCGCCAGGCTGGCATATTCGGCGTTGCCGTGATCGATGGCCCACTGCAACTGCGTCTTGGCCGTGGCGAGATCGCCTGCATCGTACAGCACCTTGGCCGCCACCAGCGCGCTCATCGGACCGTAGGCGGTCTTGCCGAACTTCTCTTCCAGGTCGCCGGCAGCGCGCTTGAGCAGCGCTGCGTCGCGTGCATCCGCGGCCTTCAGCACCTGTTCATAGAGCACGGCCGCCTCGGCGGCCTGCTTGCGCTGCCAGTACTTCCAGCCGTTCCAGCCAGCAAAGACCAGCAGGCCGGCAATCACCAGCCAGGTCAGGGCGTTGCCATACTGGCGCCACCAGGCCTTGAGACTCTCAAGCTGTTCCTGTTCTTCTAGATCGTAAGCCATATCGAGGCGTCTACCGGAGTGTAAGGTTCGCTGCGTTTGTCACATTCAGTGCTTGCCGCCGCCATCGCGCGAGTCGCCTCGACGCGGCAGCGGCCCTGGCTGGTGGCGTCCTATTCGCTGGCGCCCACCATGGCGTCGACGATGTGGTCGACCAGGGCCTCGAGCGGCACCGAGACCTGCTGCCCGCCGCCCTCGGCCTGCGCGCCGCCGCGCAGTTCCTTGACCTGGGCCGCGCCGGCGGCCATTTCATCGTCGCCAATGATAACGGCGTAAGCAGCACCGCTACCGTCGGCGCGCTTCATCTGCGACTTGAAGCTGCCGCTCTTGCCGTCGGCCGTGGCATGCAGCACCACGTCCAGCCCGGCATCGCGCAGGCGCTCGGCGGCGATCATCGCCTGCTGTGCGGCGGCCTCGCCCTGGTGCACCAGGTAGACGTCGCAACCCTCGGCCTCGGGCACGAGCCCTTCCTCGCGGATCAGTTCGATGATGCGCTCGATCCCCATGGCCCAGCCGCAGGCCGGCGCCGCTTTGCCACCCATCTGGCTGATCAGCGGATCGTAGCGGCCACCGCCGGCGATGGTACCCTGCGCGCCGAGCTTGTCCGTGATCCACTCGAACACGGTCAGGTTGTAGTAATCGAGCCCCCGCACCAGGCGCGGGTTGATGGTGAACGGCACGTTGTTGGCCTTCAGCAGGCGCTGTACGCCATCGAAGTGGGCCAGCGACTCCTCGCCGAGGAAATCGATCAGCTTGGGCGCGTTGGCTGCCATCTCCTGCAGCGCGGGATTCTTGGTGTCGAGCACGCGCAGCGGATTGGTATAGAGACGGCGCTTGCTATCCTCATCGAGGATGTCCTGGAAGCCCTCCAGGTACTTGATCAGTTCCTCGCGGTGCGCGGCGCGCTCATGCGCCTGGCCGAGCGAGTTCAGTTCCAGCCGGACACCGACCAGGCCCAGGTCATCCCACAGGCGCTGGCACATCAGGATGATCTCAGCGTCGACGTCCGGACCGGCAAAGCCCAGCGCCTCGGCGCCAAGCTGGTGGAACTGCCGGTAGCGGCCGCGCTGCGGACGCTCGTGGCGGAACATCGGGCCGGTGTACCACAGCCGCTTCGGGCCGTCGTACAGCAGGTTGTGCTCGATGGTGGCACGCACCGCCGCCGCCGTGCCTTCGGGGCGCAGCGTCAGGTGCTCGCCGTTCAGCGCATCGGTGAAGGAGTACATCTCCTTCTCGACGATATCGGTCACCTCGCCGATGCCACGCACGAACAGTTGCGTATGCTCAACGATAGGCGTACGCAGTTGCTGGTAGCCGTAGGCGCGCAGCATGGCGCGGGCCGCATTCTCGAAATGCTCCCACAGCGCCGCATCGGCGGGCAGCATGTCGTTCATGCCCTTCACGCCCTTGATGGCCTGCATCGGCTTGGCCTTGGCCTGGCTCTCGGTCTTGGCAGCGTCGGCTGCCGGCTTCACGGATTCGCTCATCTTTTCCAATCTTGCCGCGGCGCCCTCAGGCGGCCGCCTCGGCCGCCGCCTTCACGGCGCCCGGTCCATAGTGCGTACGCACATACTCATCGACGATCGCCTGGAACTCCTCGGCGATGCGTTCTCCGCGCAGCGTCCTGACCTTGACGCCGTCGACGAACACCGGTGCCGCCGGCGACTCGCCCGAGCCCGGCAACGAGATGCCGATATTGGCATGCTTGCTCTCGCCCGGACCGTTGACGATGCAGCCCATCACGGCCACGTCCATCTCTTCGACGCCCGGGTAGGCGGTCTTCCATACCGGCATCTGCTCGCGCAGGTAGGCCTGGATGCTGGCAGCCAGCTCCTGGAATACCGTGCTGGTGGTACGCCCGCAGCCCGGGCAGGCAATCACCATCGGGGTGAAATTGCGCAGTCCCATGGTCTGCAGGATTTCCTGCCCCACGTAGACCTCCTTCTCGCGCGGCGCTCCCGGCTCAGGCGTCAGCGAGATGCGGATGGTGTCGCCGATGCCTTCCTGCAGCAGCACCGACAGCGCGGCGGTGGAAGCGACGATGCCCTTGCTGCCCATGCCGGCCTCGGTCAGGCCCAGGTGCAGCGCATATTCGCAGCGGCGTGCCAGTTCGCGGTAGACGGCGATCAATTCCTGCACCTGCGAGACCTTGCACGACAGGATGATCTGGTTGCCCGGCAGCCCGATCTCCTCGGCCTTGCGCGCCGACTCGATGGCCGAGGTGATCAGCGCCTCGACCATCACGCTCTGGGCCGGCCACGGCTCGGCGCGGTTCCCGTTCTCGTCCATGATGCGCGCGAGCAGGTCCTGGTCGAGGCTGCCCCAGTTGACGCCGATACGCACCGGCTTCTGGTAGCGGCAAGCCATCTCG of the Cupriavidus malaysiensis genome contains:
- the hflK gene encoding FtsH protease activity modulator HflK, which gives rise to MPQFSRNPASHRLAGGAAPLREAWLRLRAIFSLNDPRWGRNGQDDDGRDKEGRDDNRQQNQRPDGPPDLDELWRDFNRRLNGLLGRKDQGGGGNQGFGGAPRPGGKGSGVGVGVIVVAALGIWLASGFFMVQEGQTAVILQFGKFKYSTGPGINWRLPWPIQSAEIVNLSAVRSVEVGRSTSIKDTNLKDSSMLTQDENIIDVRFTVQYDIDNAQDYLFYNKTERGGDEELVTQAAETSVREIIGRNRMDAALYENREQIAQSLAKSIQGILSAYKSGIRVISVNVQSVQPPEQVQAAFDDVNKASQDRERAISEGQAYANDVIPRAKGTAARLVEEAEAYKARVVAQAEGDGSRFRQVQAEYAKAPQVTRDRIYLETMQQIYSNTTKILVDARQGGNLLYLPLDKLLAQAQGDARGAAPAAQTPASSQSASGAGAASAPDMSGDSSRSRDALRNRDRDSR
- the hflX gene encoding GTPase HflX, which codes for MQPRDTSNSAPTRAILVGVDFGKHDFQESLGELALLATTAGSLPVHTLTGKRSRPDPSLFIGSGKAEELREAADALDADVVVFNHALSPAQQRNLERFLNRHVIDRTGLILDIFAQRAQSHVGKVQVELAQVQYQASRLVRAWSHLERQKGGIGMRGGPGERQLELDRRMLDDRAKRLKSDLARLQRQHSTRRRARERNDTLSISLVGYTNAGKSTLFNALTKARAYAADQLFATLDTTSRRLYLEGLGNVVLSDTVGFIRDLPTQLVAAFRATLEETVHADLLLHVVDASSAVRHEQVEQVNRVLAEIDAADIRQIVVMNKIDASPELAAQGPRVERDEAGVPTRVFVSAREGLGLEALRGAIVEVAHWLAERPDDPEPLDPRLAHLTEMAPHGGAGEQGADDAEGGADGEAGSAQVPAR
- the hfq gene encoding RNA chaperone Hfq is translated as MSNKGQLLQDPFLNALRKEHVPVSIYLVNGIKLQGNIESFDQYVVLLRNTVTQMVYKHAISTVVPARAVNFRVDDSAEG
- the der gene encoding ribosome biogenesis GTPase Der, producing the protein MKPVIALVGRPNVGKSTLFNRMTRSRDALVADLPGLTRDRHYGEGRIGGRPFIVIDTGGFEPVAKDGIMAEMAKQTRQAVVEADVVIFLVDGRLGLAPQDRVIADYLRKTGRRVMLAVNKAEGMKYTSVAADFYELGMGDPYAISSTHGDGVRELVDEALEIAVQERPELAETDDAGARGTKIAIVGRPNVGKSTLVNTLIGEERVIAFDMPGTTRDAIYVEFERGGKPYTLIDTAGLRRRGKVFEAIEKFSVVKTLQSIDDANVVVLLLDAQQDVSDQDAHIAGFVVESGRALVVGVNKWDGLDGHARDRIKHDLQRKLQFLDFANFHFISARERSGIGALMRSVDEAYAAAMIKMPTPRLTRVLEEAVQFQQPRRVGATRPKLRYAHQGGSNPPIIVVHGNSLSGVPETYRRYLENRFRAAFNLKGTPLRIEFRTNKNPFAESNE
- the bamB gene encoding outer membrane protein assembly factor BamB — protein: MTSLLSAVGSASSQRGGALARAMAVGACLAVLGGCSLFGKEDKHPPAELKPITATLSVRQAWKAGVGKSGPYILQPTVADGKVYASSNGGKVVALEGASGRVLWKAETDVDLTTGPGSDGNVTAVAGEKGVIYAFDNTGKQIWKKQVNGEVLSTPLVGNGMVVVRTTDTRVLGLDAQNGDRRWIYQRSQAALNLRAGMGMVFAGDGIVMGFPGGKLGVLAPSNGVLRWESTVSYPKGVSEIERLNDVTGSPVVMGRQVCATTFQGRIACLELSNGQPQWARDFSSPAGLAQDETTLFASDERSVVHAFDRQNGNERWKDDQLQNRRLGIPTVVGRSVVVGDFEGYVHFLSRDDGQIVARMKTDGSAIGAAPVLAGQTLVVQTRDGDLYGYVPD
- a CDS encoding YfgM family protein, producing MAYDLEEQEQLESLKAWWRQYGNALTWLVIAGLLVFAGWNGWKYWQRKQAAEAAVLYEQVLKAADARDAALLKRAAGDLEEKFGKTAYGPMSALVAAKVLYDAGDLATAKTQLQWAIDHGNAEYASLARVRLAGLLLDEKAYDQGLALLAGEPPAAFAALYADRRGDLLAAQEKRADARAAYQQAIDKLGGGDAAMRQIIQFKLDALGTA
- the hisS gene encoding histidine--tRNA ligase produces the protein MQAIKGVKGMNDMLPADAALWEHFENAARAMLRAYGYQQLRTPIVEHTQLFVRGIGEVTDIVEKEMYSFTDALNGEHLTLRPEGTAAAVRATIEHNLLYDGPKRLWYTGPMFRHERPQRGRYRQFHQLGAEALGFAGPDVDAEIILMCQRLWDDLGLVGVRLELNSLGQAHERAAHREELIKYLEGFQDILDEDSKRRLYTNPLRVLDTKNPALQEMAANAPKLIDFLGEESLAHFDGVQRLLKANNVPFTINPRLVRGLDYYNLTVFEWITDKLGAQGTIAGGGRYDPLISQMGGKAAPACGWAMGIERIIELIREEGLVPEAEGCDVYLVHQGEAAAQQAMIAAERLRDAGLDVVLHATADGKSGSFKSQMKRADGSGAAYAVIIGDDEMAAGAAQVKELRGGAQAEGGGQQVSVPLEALVDHIVDAMVGASE
- the ispG gene encoding flavodoxin-dependent (E)-4-hydroxy-3-methylbut-2-enyl-diphosphate synthase, which translates into the protein MNQQACQPVLPGSQPRRQTRQARVVWGGNVVTIGGDAPVRVQSMTNTDTVDAIGTAIQIKELARAGSEIVRITVNTPEAAAAVPAIREQLDRMGIDVPLVGDFHYNGHKLLQDHPACAEALSKYRINPGNVGQGAKRDTQFAQMIEMACRYQKPVRIGVNWGSLDQDLLARIMDENGNRAEPWPAQSVMVEALITSAIESARKAEEIGLPGNQIILSCKVSQVQELIAVYRELARRCEYALHLGLTEAGMGSKGIVASTAALSVLLQEGIGDTIRISLTPEPGAPREKEVYVGQEILQTMGLRNFTPMVIACPGCGRTTSTVFQELAASIQAYLREQMPVWKTAYPGVEEMDVAVMGCIVNGPGESKHANIGISLPGSGESPAAPVFVDGVKVRTLRGERIAEEFQAIVDEYVRTHYGPGAVKAAAEAAA